A genomic segment from Flavobacterium sp. 9R encodes:
- a CDS encoding ion channel: MALFQRLNSKLTPIINTGFGTNATVNGKRFLDKEGSARVKRLGLTFFERNSWYHTLLDLPTWKFLLLLLLFYIGINFVFAYLYFVIGIEHLNGIATTQSQWEQFGQAYFFSAQTFTTVGYGHISPVGFLTSSLSAAEALIGLLSFAIATGLFFGRFSKPRVYLKFSENAIIAPYQGGTAFMFRMAPYKNTNYLDTEVNATFGLSIEENGVLTNKFYTLDLEISKVNTLMLSWTIVHPITEKSPFYQFTAQDFETLQGEILVFIKTFDDMYSTTVATRTSYIFKEVVYGAKFKPMFESSTKHSHTLIHLNQLNDFEKVTL; this comes from the coding sequence ATGGCACTTTTTCAACGATTGAATTCCAAATTAACACCCATTATCAATACTGGATTTGGGACCAATGCTACTGTGAACGGAAAACGCTTTTTGGACAAGGAAGGTAGTGCAAGAGTGAAACGTTTAGGATTGACTTTTTTTGAAAGAAATAGTTGGTACCATACGCTTTTGGATTTACCTACTTGGAAGTTTCTTCTATTGTTGTTGTTGTTTTACATAGGTATTAATTTTGTTTTTGCTTATTTGTATTTCGTCATCGGAATAGAACACTTAAATGGTATAGCGACGACTCAAAGTCAATGGGAGCAGTTTGGACAAGCTTATTTTTTTAGTGCACAGACCTTTACTACTGTAGGATATGGTCATATAAGCCCCGTTGGTTTTTTAACTAGTTCGCTCTCTGCAGCCGAGGCTTTAATTGGTCTACTAAGTTTTGCAATTGCTACAGGTTTGTTTTTCGGGCGTTTTAGTAAGCCTAGAGTATATCTGAAGTTTTCGGAAAATGCGATTATCGCACCATATCAAGGTGGAACAGCATTTATGTTTAGAATGGCGCCCTACAAAAACACGAATTATTTGGATACAGAAGTCAATGCAACATTTGGTTTGAGTATAGAAGAAAACGGAGTATTGACGAATAAGTTTTATACGTTAGATTTAGAGATTAGTAAAGTGAATACCCTAATGCTAAGTTGGACAATTGTGCATCCCATTACCGAAAAAAGTCCATTTTATCAATTTACTGCGCAAGATTTCGAAACCTTACAGGGTGAAATATTAGTTTTTATTAAAACTTTTGATGATATGTACAGCACAACGGTTGCCACAAGAACTTCTTATATTTTTAAAGAAGTTGTCTATGGCGCCAAGTTTAAACCGATGTTTGAAAGTAGTACAAAACACTCGCATACTTTAATACATTTAAATCAGCTCAATGATTTTGAAAAAGTAACATTATAA
- a CDS encoding MerR family transcriptional regulator has translation MNNIKNVFSIKDLENLSGIKAHTIRIWEKRYNVLQPMRTDTNIRLYDLHSLQKLLNITLLHDYGYKISKIATYSEEKIPSLVREIITTKNANNHAISDFKMAMMNFDQDLFFKTYDWLIAKKTFKEVFLQVFVPLMNELGLLWQTDTITPAHEHFVSYLIKQKLLINIEQLQTQPVQHHDKVFVLSLPMNEIHELGLMYLHYEILLQGYKTVYLGESMPIDNLKVLKNNFGPIVYITYMTVQPDREAIDNYVSTMESELLGDGTQLWFIGRLVENIDRDKIASETHIFQSITELVDAI, from the coding sequence ATGAACAATATTAAAAATGTATTTAGCATCAAAGACCTAGAAAATCTCTCAGGGATTAAAGCACATACGATTCGTATTTGGGAAAAACGATACAATGTTTTGCAACCCATGCGAACAGATACTAATATTCGTTTATATGACCTTCATAGTCTTCAAAAGTTACTAAACATAACTTTGCTTCATGATTATGGGTACAAAATATCCAAGATTGCTACCTATTCAGAAGAAAAAATCCCATCCTTAGTTCGTGAGATTATCACCACAAAAAATGCCAATAATCACGCAATTAGTGATTTTAAAATGGCAATGATGAATTTTGACCAAGATTTGTTTTTTAAAACGTACGATTGGTTAATTGCAAAAAAAACATTCAAAGAGGTTTTTTTGCAAGTGTTTGTTCCTTTGATGAATGAATTGGGTTTATTATGGCAAACCGACACTATTACACCAGCACATGAGCATTTTGTGAGCTATTTGATTAAACAAAAATTACTAATTAATATTGAGCAATTACAAACGCAGCCTGTACAACATCATGATAAAGTATTTGTATTGTCTTTGCCAATGAATGAAATTCATGAGCTAGGTTTGATGTATTTGCATTACGAAATTTTGTTGCAAGGCTATAAAACGGTTTATTTGGGCGAAAGCATGCCAATTGATAACCTTAAGGTGTTGAAAAATAATTTTGGTCCTATTGTATATATCACTTACATGACTGTACAGCCAGATCGTGAGGCAATAGATAATTATGTATCAACAATGGAGTCGGAGTTGTTGGGCGATGGTACGCAATTGTGGTTTATTGGTCGATTGGTTGAGAATATTGATAGAGATAAAATTGCCTCTGAAACGCATATTTTTCAATCCATAACAGAATTAGTAGACGCAATTTAA